From a region of the Microcoleus sp. AS-A8 genome:
- a CDS encoding endonuclease/exonuclease/phosphatase family protein has translation MATILFWNIKRKRLFEEIISLCDEHEVDILILAEAKPKISDAEVVIALNSGRENVYIAPFNPSPRLSFFFRYPAESIGLVADEGGIAIRRISPPIGIDILLVALHLPSKLHMKEANQMSYAVDVSALIQEAESKVGHTRTLVIGDLNMNPFEPGIVSANGFHAVMAQTIARKGSRRVQGKDRQYFYNPMWGRMGDSSGGPPGTYYYADSYISYFWNTFDQVLLRPALLDFFSQADLKVISQIGDNNLMTENGISSSYSDHLPIIVKLQIERMTQND, from the coding sequence ATGGCTACAATCCTTTTCTGGAATATCAAAAGAAAGCGATTATTTGAAGAGATTATATCTCTTTGTGATGAACATGAAGTTGATATTTTGATTTTAGCGGAAGCAAAACCAAAGATATCAGATGCAGAGGTAGTGATAGCATTGAATTCAGGCCGTGAAAATGTATACATTGCACCGTTTAATCCGTCTCCACGTTTATCATTCTTTTTTCGATATCCGGCTGAATCAATTGGACTCGTAGCTGATGAAGGAGGTATCGCGATTAGAAGGATATCTCCACCGATTGGAATTGATATACTTTTAGTGGCGCTTCATCTACCTAGTAAGCTTCATATGAAGGAAGCCAATCAAATGTCCTATGCAGTGGACGTATCTGCCCTGATTCAAGAGGCTGAGAGTAAAGTGGGACATACTAGAACCTTAGTAATTGGCGACCTAAATATGAACCCGTTTGAACCAGGGATTGTTAGCGCAAATGGATTTCATGCTGTGATGGCTCAAACTATTGCTCGAAAGGGTAGTCGAAGAGTGCAGGGAAAAGACAGGCAGTACTTTTACAATCCAATGTGGGGACGAATGGGCGACTCTTCTGGAGGGCCCCCCGGAACATATTACTATGCTGATTCATACATCAGTTACTTTTGGAATACATTTGATCAAGTGCTTCTCAGACCCGCTCTACTGGATTTCTTTTCACAGGCTGATTTAAAAGTTATTTCCCAAATTGGAGATAATAATTTAATGACGGAAAACGGTATTTCTTCTTCTTACTCCGACCATCTACCAATAATAGTTAAACTTCAAATTGAAAGGATGACCCAAAATGACTAA
- a CDS encoding serine/threonine protein kinase: MPQAGQVLQASLAEQNLIQRYQLKEKLGQDASRQTWLAIDLASHTQEQVVVKLLALNPQMHLHECQLFEREAQILQKLDHPRIPKYRNYFVLDHQPGSRFSWFGLVHSYIPGTSVQQLLNEGKRFSETEVEKIAVEVLNILVYLHEQNPPVIHRDIKPSNLIWGEDGRVYLVDFGAVQDQAVLEGATFTVVGTYGYVPMEQFGGRAVPASDLYALGATLIHLLTGVVPADLPQHDARIQFADRVSLDRGFVNWIGKLTEPSLSERISTVQQALEALKNKHTLSPAITSHKPTGSQIQLKKSASQLEIRIPRRGKKAFRAFYLLGFIVPFLIHLPNYLNIFWSWSSYTITPWVLTAVIGALGIVVMSAVILPAFAQTYLYFDRNHFEIRRKLFGFPYWWRRAKTSRIIAIGEEEIKRTAAPKGVTIETGSRKYTTNPLATVERLWLIQEIKDWLGMR, translated from the coding sequence ATGCCACAAGCGGGACAGGTATTACAGGCGAGCTTAGCGGAACAAAATCTCATTCAGCGCTACCAACTCAAGGAAAAATTAGGACAGGATGCCAGTCGTCAAACTTGGCTGGCAATCGATTTGGCTTCACACACCCAAGAACAGGTTGTGGTGAAGCTGTTAGCTCTCAACCCGCAAATGCACCTGCATGAATGCCAGTTGTTCGAGCGCGAGGCTCAAATTCTGCAAAAACTAGACCATCCCCGAATTCCTAAGTATCGAAATTACTTCGTACTCGACCACCAACCCGGTTCAAGATTTTCCTGGTTTGGCTTGGTACACAGTTATATTCCAGGTACTTCTGTTCAACAATTACTGAATGAAGGTAAGCGCTTCTCTGAGACAGAAGTCGAAAAAATTGCTGTTGAAGTATTGAATATTTTGGTCTACCTGCACGAACAAAATCCTCCTGTAATCCATCGAGATATCAAACCGAGTAACCTAATTTGGGGCGAAGATGGACGGGTCTATCTGGTTGATTTTGGAGCCGTACAAGACCAAGCTGTGCTAGAAGGTGCAACCTTTACAGTGGTAGGAACCTATGGTTATGTACCCATGGAACAATTCGGCGGTCGAGCAGTTCCTGCATCTGATTTGTATGCTTTAGGCGCAACCTTAATTCATCTTTTAACAGGTGTTGTTCCTGCTGATTTACCGCAACACGATGCACGCATTCAATTTGCCGATCGAGTCAGCCTCGATCGCGGTTTTGTGAATTGGATTGGCAAACTTACAGAACCTAGTTTATCAGAACGGATAAGTACAGTTCAGCAAGCTTTAGAGGCACTTAAAAATAAACATACGCTCAGTCCTGCAATTACCAGCCATAAGCCGACGGGTAGCCAGATTCAACTGAAGAAGTCTGCCAGTCAGCTAGAGATTAGAATTCCTAGACGTGGGAAAAAAGCGTTTAGAGCGTTTTACCTACTTGGGTTCATTGTTCCTTTCTTAATTCATCTACCGAACTACCTCAACATATTTTGGAGCTGGAGTTCTTACACAATCACTCCGTGGGTGCTTACTGCTGTGATAGGTGCCCTAGGGATAGTGGTGATGAGTGCCGTAATATTACCTGCCTTTGCACAAACTTATTTGTATTTTGATCGCAACCATTTTGAAATTAGACGAAAATTATTTGGTTTTCCTTATTGGTGGCGACGTGCTAAAACGTCAAGGATTATTGCAATTGGTGAAGAGGAAATCAAGAGAACAGCAGCACCCAAGGGCGTGACGATTGAGACCGGTAGCCGAAAATATACGACTAACCCTTTAGCGACAGTAGAGCGCCTCTGGCTGATTCAGGAGATTAAAGATTGGTTAGGAATGAGATGA
- the arsM gene encoding arsenosugar biosynthesis arsenite methyltransferase ArsM, producing the protein MTYLKTTAEFYSEVAQTPQVGLCCVQSSPLRLPGLRIPEPMQQMNYGCGTTVHPAELANEPTVLYVGVGGGLEALQFAYFSRRPGSVIAVEPVSAMREAATRNLELAAQENPWFDPSFVEIRDGDAFALPVPDACVDVVAQNCLFNIFEPDDLTKALKEAYRVLKPGGRLQMSDPIATRPIPAHLQQDERLRAMCLSGALTYEQYTQSIIDAGFGQVEIRTRRPYRLLDRHTYHLDEDLLLESLDCVAFKVPIPEDGACIFTGKTAIYKGSEEFFDDSAGHILQRGVPAVVCDKTAANLGKSLPEDVIITDSTWHYVGGGCC; encoded by the coding sequence ATGACTTATCTTAAAACAACTGCCGAATTTTACAGTGAAGTCGCCCAAACGCCCCAAGTCGGGTTGTGTTGCGTCCAAAGCAGCCCTCTGCGACTGCCAGGACTGAGAATTCCTGAACCCATGCAGCAAATGAACTACGGCTGCGGCACAACGGTTCATCCGGCTGAACTCGCAAACGAGCCAACCGTGCTGTATGTCGGTGTCGGCGGCGGCTTGGAAGCCTTGCAATTTGCCTATTTTTCCCGGCGTCCTGGTAGCGTCATTGCTGTTGAACCGGTCAGCGCCATGCGGGAAGCGGCTACCCGTAACCTAGAACTGGCTGCCCAAGAAAATCCCTGGTTTGACCCAAGTTTCGTCGAAATTCGCGATGGAGATGCCTTTGCCCTGCCTGTGCCAGATGCCTGTGTGGATGTCGTGGCACAAAATTGTTTATTTAATATCTTTGAGCCGGATGATTTAACTAAGGCGTTAAAAGAAGCCTACCGAGTCTTAAAACCGGGCGGACGCTTGCAAATGAGCGACCCCATTGCCACTCGTCCTATCCCAGCACATTTGCAACAAGATGAACGCTTAAGGGCGATGTGTCTATCTGGTGCTCTGACTTACGAGCAGTATACTCAAAGCATTATTGATGCTGGCTTTGGTCAGGTGGAAATTCGCACTCGTCGTCCTTACCGACTCTTAGATCGTCACACCTACCATCTGGACGAGGATTTGCTGTTAGAAAGTCTCGATTGTGTTGCCTTCAAAGTCCCGATTCCTGAAGATGGTGCCTGCATTTTCACGGGAAAAACGGCGATTTACAAAGGTAGCGAAGAATTTTTTGATGACTCAGCAGGACACATTCTCCAGCGTGGTGTACCTGCCGTTGTCTGCGATAAGACAGCCGCAAACCTAGGGAAGTCACTACCAGAAGATGTGATCATTACAGATTCAACGTGGCACTACGTTGGTGGTGGTTGCTGCTAA
- a CDS encoding metalloregulator ArsR/SmtB family transcription factor translates to MNPKSELPQSFCVRKLKVLADTTRLTVLEILMEGPKHVGELNAVLDVEQSLLSHHLKVLREEGFVEATRDGKAVLYSLTPAVWQKKVGRAIDLGCCLLSFN, encoded by the coding sequence ATGAACCCAAAAAGCGAGTTACCCCAGTCGTTTTGTGTCCGCAAACTGAAAGTTTTGGCAGACACCACTCGTTTAACTGTTTTGGAAATCCTGATGGAAGGGCCAAAACATGTTGGGGAGTTGAACGCTGTTCTAGATGTGGAGCAAAGTCTGCTATCGCACCATCTCAAAGTTCTGCGCGAGGAGGGGTTCGTTGAGGCGACACGAGATGGTAAGGCGGTGCTTTACAGTTTGACTCCCGCCGTCTGGCAGAAAAAGGTTGGTAGGGCAATTGATCTTGGCTGTTGCCTGCTTTCCTTTAACTGA